In Canis lupus familiaris isolate Mischka breed German Shepherd chromosome 15, alternate assembly UU_Cfam_GSD_1.0, whole genome shotgun sequence, the genomic stretch CAGCTTCCTTCAGTAAGCTCACCACCTTGGAGTTCGGTTTATAGTTTTTCCCAATTCAGTTCACCTGTTTGTTGCCATATTTGCTCTCTGAAGAATCACAATAATCTTCTCATATTTGGTCTCCCTTTAGTATTTAGGGGAAACTGTTAAACTGGAAGATGCCTGATGTAGCTCACATACCTGATGTAAACTATATATATAGCCTAtgaaaaacatgtaaataatCTTTCCTATGGTATGTGGCTTTCCTGAGGCTAATCCTCCACATACACGAGTGTAAATTTGATATAAGCAAGTTGCATGTGAATCCACCGAatcaaaaacaataatgaaatgcagctaatacacacacacacacagctgacaGCCATGTAGAGAAAAAGGTTGGATTTTAGAATCAACATCCTCAGAGGGACAATAAAATTCAATGCTACATTTAGAAATGTGAACgtgcttgtttgttttaagtcTCTAGAActaaagaggagagaggaggagaatttaatgagataatgaaaATTAAGTGACTGCCaccataaatatttaatacatgacAGTGGTTGTTGTTACACTTACTATTTTGGAAGtcaaatgtgttttattttttttttttttttttttttttttcaaagttttttttttttttttttttttttttttaattttttttttttttattggtgttcaatttactaacatacagaataacacccagaagAAAGTGTCCAAAAGTGGGCTCATGTCATAAAAGGTACCAAGAATTAGGACACGGTGCAGATCAAAGAAGAATGGAGGATTTAAGATAGTGATTTCCAGCTTTGATTAGTAGCCTTATTATTAAAGTCCttctttattaattataataataggcATCTGGTTGAAAGGAGGGAAAGCTGTAATACATGCACCATACAATTTTGCAATTATCTGAGAAAAATAGGGTCCACAGTAACAAGGTTTATGGGAAAAGGTCTGAACTAACGTCCAAACACCAAAGTTTGGGGGTGTTTCTTCCACCAAAAGTCAGCATGACCTTGGAGTAGTCTAACCTGTGTGGTTTCAGTCTCAGCTTGATAATCCCTGAGACCCGACACTAACATTCTAGACTGCTATATTTCATTTCTCCCATAGTTTTAGCGTTAAATAtatgcttttgttccttttttattgtctttttacaTAAGATGATTCATCACTATGCAGTAATAAGATGAGGAGGCATCTGAGCTAAGAAACAGGTGTCCTTCATTTGCCTCTGGCATTTTTTCTATTTGAGAACCAGGATCTCCTAATAAAGGAGTGAAGCCAACAAAGGTCCTTTTCGTATCAAATTAGCTGTTGTAAGCAAATAAAAGTTAAACACAAGGGTAAGAAGCtaatatatatgttaactaactggaattaaaataaaaacttaaaaagaaaagctaatagGTCCTTGCTAGAGTGGAATCTGCAGCAGCGTCTTCAGCGCCTGGCCTCAGTAGCCAGAGTTACTCAGGACAGATCTCCTGACAATATTGTTACCAACGACATAGTATGATGCTCTTTGACTTAGTTCGATTTCAGGTTATAtttaagttttgatttttcttaaaatctcccAAAATACtgtacaaaattttcttttttttttttgtacaaaattttcttttcagcaaGAAGAAAtcaggtatataaatatatgagtgTGTATTTTATGAAACTATGTgccaaaaaaagaattaatttaaatgcaaatggagAAAACAATCTGGACACGATGTTACCCAATGTTAGTGaaatctatactctgaaaatgaAGGCTGGTTGAGTGGGGGCCGTGGGAGCATGCCAGGCTCTCCCAGAACCCTGATCTCATTGGGCTAAGCCAGATCCTGGGAAGGGAGTTACTGAATTGAGAAGCACATAGGGCCTTTTCACAGAAGTGTATTGAAGGAGCTACAggaatcagaagaaataaaaataaccttaaaatagAGGGAAAATGATTAATATACTGATACTTCTTGCTCACTCCCTTCATAGAATAGGAGAATGAGTATCTCAGGAGCCAACAATATCTCTGGGTCTGTGAGTGAGTTCATTCTCCTGGGCTTCCCCTGCCGCAGGGAGCTCCAGGTCCTGCTCTTTGTCATCTTCTCAATCATCTACCTTCTGACTCTCATGGGGAACACATCCATCATCTGCGCCGTGGCGTCAAGCCGGAAACTCCACACGCCCATGTACATCCTGCTGGCCAACTTCTCTTTGCTGGAGATCTGCTATGTCAGTTCTGATGTGCCCAAGATGTTGGCCAACATCATCTCCCAGACCAAGAGCATCTCCTACGCCGGCTGCCTGCTCcagttctatttcttcttctccatGTGTGCCGCTGAGGGCTACTTTCTGTCTGCGATGTCCTATGATCGGTTCCTTGCTATCTGTCGACCTCTACATTACCCCACCATCATGACTCACCATCTATGTGCCCGATTAGTGGTTTTCTGCTGGGTAGGTGGCTTTCTATCCATACTGATACCTGCAATTCTTATGTCCCAGGTGCCCTTCTGTGGCCCTAATATCATTGACCATTTTTTCTGTGACCTGGGACCACTGCTGGCTCTGTCCTGTGCTCCAGTTCCCAAAACTACTCTAACTTGTGCTACCGTAAGCTCCCTTATCATCTTCATcacttttctctacatccttggaTCCTATACCTTAGTTTTGCGAGCCGTACTTCGAGGTCCCAGCTGGCTCAGGTAGGAACAAAGCTTTTTCTACATGTGCTTCACATTTCTTGGTGGTTTCCTTGTTCTATGGCTCAGTCATGGTGATGTATGTGAGTCCAGGATCCAGGAGCCATCCTGGGACACAGAAATTTGTGACCTTGTTTTACTGCATGGCAACCCCTTTCTTTAATCCTCTGATCTACAGCCTTCGAAACAAAGATATGAAAGATGCACTCAAGAAAGTCCTGGGAGCATCatcaaaagaaatttctaaaaatacagagaaatgatataaaatttcCTATCATTCTCTCAGGAATACCAAATTTCTCTCATTGAGAGAATAAAACTATCTTCTGAGCATGTCTGAGTATTTGATCCCTTACTCTCATGAAAGTGTGACTCGTTACACACAAAGAACCCTCATCCTGTCTTGAAAGAAAATA encodes the following:
- the OR11J6 gene encoding olfactory receptor family 11 subfamily J member 6 (The RefSeq protein has 1 frameshift compared to this genomic sequence): MSISGANNISGSVSEFILLGFPCRRELQVLLFVIFSIIYLLTLMGNTSIICAVASSRKLHTPMYILLANFSLLEICYVSSDVPKMLANIISQTKSISYAGCLLQFYFFFSMCAAEGYFLSAMSYDRFLAICRPLHYPTIMTHHLCARLVVFCWVGGFLSILIPAILMSQVPFCGPNIIDHFFCDLGPLLALSCAPVPKTTLTCATVSSLIIFITFLYILGSYTLVLRAVLRVPAGSGRNKAFSTCASHFLVVSLFYGSVMVMYVSPGSRSHPGTQKFVTLFYCMATPFFNPLIYSLRNKDMKDALKKVLGASSKEISKNTEK